Below is a genomic region from Vanessa tameamea isolate UH-Manoa-2023 chromosome 14, ilVanTame1 primary haplotype, whole genome shotgun sequence.
TCAAAATCAATACTCTAAAATTTGTCTCACTAAATAAGCACAAAAAAAAGCTTTGAACACAtcgtatttgtttaaatatttcaccaAATTTATTCACTCACACACACAAGGAACTCTACTTAGAAACTTTGATGTTTATAgtgtaatactttataatatacatagatattaacATTGTCAACGACACgtgctttaatatttatatttaacttatgtatgatttctttttctttagATTTTCTTGTTCTAGTTTATGATTACCGTTGCATTCTCTGCATATAGTGTGaagtttcataattttacttttgtcCCTGACCTTTCTCAATGCCCAGCGCAAAACGGCGCTAACTCAAAAATAATTACTCGAATGGAACTGGCACCATACTCCTCCTAAAGCTTAGCACAAACActccaaatttgaaatttctttatttcttatagtaatgtatacctattatattataattcaaaaaattttGTACTCTATAAcgaaatttcaacgaaattctgccacgtgtgtattccaccaacccgcattggagcagcgtggtggaatatgctcctcaaagggagaggagactaGCCCAGCACAAATTTACATTAGAAAGTAGGCAAtacctttaatttatttttaatctgagtgtttttagaaaaaaaaatatccttctGTGTCAGACTATTATGATTTTAAGCCGTTAGTTAGTCAACTAATTTACATTAGCAATTAACAAGCATGTGCTAGCCACTTATTTTGTTTactcactatttttttttgctagAATAAGTCatcacgataaatatttttctcaactTAAACACTTAATTGACCTGAGCAAAGTAGGCAGTTATAATTATGTAcgacacatttattttactacatataaaatatatttattataaattttcgttatcattaaaataaaagtaaagtgttaataaaaatgaactgtattcataataaaaagtaCAAGAATTCTTTTCTGTCGGTAATTTTAAGCGCACCTTGTGATTTACAATCCATTTATTCCCCTCTCATCACATAAATACCACTTCGATaccgaatttattattttgccatATATTACTTTGACGGAGATAAttcgaaaacattaaaataataaataatgtcattgTTAATGtagaagattaatttaattcaatatacattttaggGACCCCACGCACATTCTATCACaagctttattatatttaggtgGAAGTAACCGCGTCGACATTCCGAGATAAGACCACTAACTCAGTAATGTTTCATGAAGATTCCAAAGAGTATATGAATATGGATTATGACAGGCAAATATAATCAGCGTGACGTCATTTCTTTTTTCTTCATGATCGAGTGAAGTATGAAATAAACCCTTCGATCCTTTTGATCCATCGAAATATCATTTTCTCAATCGACTAGACAATAACGTCCCAAAACAAAACAGATATGTACGTATTAAAGTGGAAGCATGGAGGTTATCTATCCTATCAAGCTGTATCATAGTGCGTGTTcgcatgtggtagaatttcatgcTACACAGGTAGATTTTCTCATTATGTTATACCTCAATGCaatcgataaattataaatacaaattagaaatttgaaaaattatttcctCGTTTTAACAGAAATCTtcgattcaaattcaaaatcgaaacttcaataaaaaataatttaatcgaataCAACGAAGACTCAATCGAGTGATTAATCCAAAAAGGAAATATTAAGTGACATCCTTTGTAATCAAGGTATAAGGCAAAAACACTCACAAAGACATAGTAAGTACATACACAGACAAATGATCGCACTTTGAGACAAATAAAAACGTATTCATAAACTAgtggtcgcccgcggcttccccccccccctttttgggggttggttgtcatgcgTTAGGAAAAAATGTAGCCTAATGTATGTAagtttgcttcgtaccaaatttcattaaattcggttcattggtttgacaaagagcgacagacagacttgctttcacattaataatattagtatagatagtatagattaaacgtcataatatttaattccaaatattaTACAACTAGGCAAGGACGCATATGGTgagatattattgtaaaaaaatcaacatcaaACGACAATCAATGTCGTCTTAATCGAATTTTGTTCACGGTGGCTAATCTAGAATATTCAATTGCATTGCTAAtactacttatataaattacgataaattatatgcatattttaatacGTGATCAggggttttaatttaatttatacgaacACAAAATACTTATGAAAATAAGGATCCGATAAATTGATGCTATCAATATCAATTTACATCGTGGAATTATTGTTCAAATCTTACTGTGACTTATTTACATAGTAAGGGATATCAGTTCGCGTTTCTatagaaatattgaataaacgtaaaaaaaaccgCTATACAAAGGCGATGGCTCGATACAATTTTTGATATTGGCTAAATTTGTACTACCTTTTATTTCTATAGTTATGTTTCAATCCCAAATCGCCTGGAAGAAATCGTTATAGCGATAAGAAAACCTTTGCACGCTATTAATTCGCTGAATATCCTGTGCTAAGATGATTATTcgtgtagtttttttatatgtataatttttggcATTAGACAGTCAAACCAATTAGCAACGGAAATTAAAGTAACCGTCGTATATAGCACTAAACGGCTGGTCCATTGACTCCATCTGTCTCTAGTCAATAAAAAGGCAGAAGTAAAATGAGACAAAGGAATGTAATTAAAGTGCCAAATAAatctaagaatatttaaaaatagaaacgtACTCAGTTTGCAACTAAGCTTTATTGCTaatcaaatttgaataataattaaacatttatagtaATTGTTCTTtggcatattataattaaaaataagtagtctttaataatttaacaaacactCGTAAGATCTTATCTTCAATCCCAAAGGGTTCATCGAACTTGTTATAGTGAAGCAATAtgtattctaaatttttttttccctagatatttttttttaagtttagtttTTGTTCGCGCAATGCTGCCATGTTACGTCTACATGATAATACATAAGCAAGGATAATAATtgataactgttttttttatacttacaagTCTGCATCATCTATTTTACATACctattctataatttaataagaagtGATTGTTTTAAGTGTTTGcttcaatttattcatatttgttgatttaaactttactatttaatatgaatttccatcaagaacgaaataaatatatcatgttaCTGTCATCAATACGTTCCCACGGCCGTAGTTTAGAAACGTTCGAAAGATGAATTTGGATGTCTCGcatgcaaattttataaatgggcTCATCCTCGATATGGAACCCTGTTTTATTGTCAAGATATAAATCCACTTAAGGGtaagataaacataaaatcGAATTATGTCCTTCATTACAGAGCATTATGAGGCGTTGCTCCagagatttttgttttttaatgtaacttgtTAATACGAATCGTTTGGACTTGCTGGTAATAAAGTGGTGCGTGTCTGACTTAACGATATTTATCTTTTTGttcgtgtttttaatttaagccttcatttacttaacattttttttaccgcaaTAATATTAATGGTGCGGAAATGATTAGTTCCTGTCTATTGAATAGTATACatgaattttgtttgaatacatttcaaatagTACACGTCACGAACGTTTCGTTTGACAAAAGTTCATCTTAGTCCTACGGGCCATCTTTTATCGCGATTATAAATTGCTAAATGTATTTGCTACATTTATAGTTACACTACAAGAAGAAAAGATAACGATAGATGacacctacatatatataaactacgAACTATGAATGAAAAACGACCGTGACTATTTATACTTAAGTATAAGCATGAGCGCGCAAGCGAAATTCATCACGATAAAACCTTTGATGTGCGAGAGCTTACAGATAGTGAAGTGTTCAGCTTCGCCTGAAGTGCCAATGTCTTGCGACTATTTGGCAACACAAATGCAGCATATCGCTACGTCATCGCGATAAATACGGCCTAGAGATCAGTTATAATTATATCCGATAATCCGCAATGGAACAACGCGATCCTCTAACTTGTATATAAGGAGAGATGCTTAAAAAAGAGTCATCAATAAattcctatatatatatgtctaatTTACGAGCttaggataaaaaaatataaccaataaatTTTCTGATTCACTCTACCGCTAACCTTATAAAAGTTGTCACACGGTGTAAGCGAAGTCATAATGTTCTTGAAAATTACTATTTTCCTTGTGTCGCTCGAGTCCCAACGCTATTAATTACAGGATACTGTCCTTAGAAATACCCAAATTTTATTCGGACGAACgtatgaaacatttaaaatgattcgaacatttgataaaataaatttcaaaatgaattaacatgtatataaaatactttatatttatatttttaaataattcacttaaaaatatatatattcgcactttataattttgacaaattGATTTAAAGTTATTGGTGTGTATTTAACAAGCGTAGGAAATAAACGTGACCACATTTTATTAAGGCAAGATTATAGTCGGtacgaattttgaaaaattatgatatttttaagttgATATGCAATCGGTCTGTCGAACAACATTACTTGTATCTTTGACGGTTAAGTggatattattcatattttcaacaactaaattaatatgcaaatagaaaatatacttataaatacacaaaattaataaaaaaatattgtcgtaAAAGgtacatgttaaaaaaataagctttaatttgtaatttcatatatacatatatatgaagttacaaattaagtatgactataattaaatattattactatagttCACTATTTACATCTGGTTTGGCACTTTACAAagagtgaaaaaaaaaagttataaataaaaaaaatattttcttaaaaatttagTGACTTTTTTTATATCGCGTCTCGTAGGTTTTTTCCTTGAAATGTGATCAAACTTCAAACACTAGTCAGTTCAATGACTACGGTAGGTAATTTACGTAAATTTATCACAAACACTATATCAACAgtttttgcttaaaaatatcgaaagcaataaatcagtattattattgcatatatAAGTGCTTTTTTTCGTTTTGTAATATACTTGTATTGTTCTATTACAACTGCAAAAAACgtacttaaacaaaaaacacGTTACACAATATccttgtcaaatatttttacattgttcTTCCATTTGCATTACAGAGATACGTACGGATTAAGACGGATAGACGGctcaaaagtttaaaatataaaataaacgtattcgaaaatatttatcacatttatttttctcCAAGATGTCTTATGTGATTGATGTCATGCTAGTCTATGTGGATGGCAAAAAGACGGAAGAAAAGTGAAAAAAGAGGAGTAAATTGTGGGGTGAATAAGTGCAagaataattattgtgtaattgAATAGATATAAAGATGAGAAGGACTAAAATACGACATAGTGACaagcaaatatataaactaaaaaaaacaacaaaacctattaaagtaatatatctatttaagtgaactactttatttataaaatttttactaaactaaaataactaacgttaaacaaatatatgaaatattagatTCTAATctaatttgcaattttatacatacatatgtacatatttttattgcaaagaGACCTCTAACCCTTATTAGATTAATTCTCACCACGTTAATTTGGTCACTTGTTAAACAAACTACAAACAACCGTAGGCAACTCCTACAACTTTTATGAATGGCTCTTCAACTGTGCCATCCATTCATAGAATAATAGAGTATGCTTGGCGCTGTATTTAAGAATGGATCTCACATTAAAATTATGAGAGTTAACTTAAACTAAATCAAACATGACTCCGGAACTTAAAACTTAAcatgttgataaaaaaaaaaaaggaaatacttAGAGCAGTATCACACATATACCATAACGAACACTAATTAATCATGAAATATTATCGGTAACAAATGATTCgtattaattttcattcaagATTAGGTATTTAAAGTTGACTAAGTGCACCCTAAATTCACATCTCTAATCGGGGACATCAAAGTGAGGTCATTGTGAGCAGAGTATGATGCGCATACGCACGAGGACGTAGGATATTTTTCCTATAAAAATGTACCGCGACCCCTTGTGGTCACAGTTTCGAGCTGAGCGCGGACTCGGAAGGACATCAAGATGAAACTGGTGAGTCCTTGgagtttaaatatttgtgaagtgagatataaaatgtctatatcatagtgtaaaaatttacattaacttAAATGTATTTGCAATTAACAACCAAAtcatagtaatatttaagaACAAAACGAAGTGAAatcaaatgaattaatatttttttcctaatctgaataatgtaaaaaaaatgaagtgatttgtaaaaaaaacatacaatgcggattttcaaattatgttaatgttggataatatttttgaataattattatatgtatttttatactactaaattcaatgataaaatataaaaaataactaaaatatttacattgtaacATTTTCATTGTTTCATTTTGTCCACAGCTCTTCGCAATAACCGTTATTGTGGCATTTGCTCTAGCAGATGAATTCGAAACAAATCCTCAGTCAATTGAATCAGATCTTCTAGCGTCAGCATCAGTCGAGTCACAAAATTCTCAAGAATTTGTGCAGCCAACTGCTAGTAGATACAGTTATGTCCCACCGACACCTGCTCCACAAAAACCATGGGTTCCTCCAAATAATTACAACCCCGTAAATCCTTCTACTCAACAGAATACCTATTATCCAGTTCAAAATGACCCTCCATCGGCAAATTATAATTACCAACCCGAAAACAATAACCCATACCAAACCGACAGCACAAGTTCGTGGAATAAACCTATACCTAATGCTCCTTCAAACTCATGGAACCAAAACCAACCTCAGAACTCATGGAATAATCAACAAAACACTTGGAACAATCCCCAAAACACAGGCAACCAAAATACATGGAACAAGCCCCAAAACACAGGTAACCAAAACGCAATGAACAACCAGCAGATTACTAATACTCAAAACTCATGGAACAAGCCCCAAAACTCTGGAAGCCAAAACACATGGACCAATCCTCAGAACACAGGGACGCAAAACTCCTGGAATAAACCCCAAAATACAGGAAATAATTGGAATACAGGTAACCAGAACAATTGGAACAACTGGAATCAGAATCCAACCGCTGCGCCCAGCACCACTACTCCGATATCCATTATCAAGAACGAACAGATTTTAGGCGATAATGGAAGCTACAAATAcgagtaagtaattaaattatgattccTAGCTTAAGTTGTGTTACCGTTAATATCCgccaaaataaaattagtaattgaCTGAAACAAATAAGCgatacctaaatatttaaataaaaagaaagctTAGTCACTTTTTAATGCATGTGATAATCAAATTTGTATCGTGTTAAATACCCAATAAATCTCATAGGTTTATCCCTCAGGTTTTTACCTGAACTTCATTTGTTCAAGGTTAACCCACGATAGTCATTTTTTAACGCTTCTTTAACATGCACAAAATCGAGATGGCCTGACCCTCTTTCATGTTAATTTATTGAACGCACATCAAATAAAAAGATAACTCCATCCAAGTTAAATTATCAGAGAATAAGAATTGCATTCAACTGTTCAGTTCGTCCAAAGTCAAtggactttattaaaaaaaaattgccaacttagaaaaaagtaataatttgatATCAAGGTTAGTTCTAACCaacaaataaacaagaaaaataaagtagGCCTGAGGTTGAATTCTTTACTATTAAACATTTACTTAAACTCGAATatgttgatataattttgttaatactattaaataaatcaaatgattaactgttaaataaaaagaaacaacaaATACACACATAATGAGTTTTGAactctattaatatttatggttTACATTagcctatatttttaatataagcaatTCATTTACAGTGTTcgattgttaattatatattctctaAAAGGATATAATAACGGTATAAACGCTATTGTACAATttaagtgtaaatatatataaaacctgttattttattgctaataaCAGTGTTAACTGTTTTAAGATATCGGTCCTAAAACTTTGCATAATAAGGAACCAACGGCACCAACGTTTGAATTTGGAAACGAACATCAAATTTTGCTCTAACGGAAAAATAATCTTTCGCtactaaaatattgattaatttcttacaacgtttttacgtatttatactatttttagtatagattagGTTAggctttatttttgtacaaCCAATAGACTAAAAAATCGTTTAGAGGCTCGAGTAATCACATTGtctaattacaaaaaattacatCGAAGAGAATTAACAATTACAAAGAAGAAGaattttttctatttgtatatttattgtttaacattaacaattattttatttaaatattatttaaattactattttatcttaaatattttctataaaaacataaattatgggtaatatttattaattaataatctatcTACAAATTACCTGATAACatcaattattgataatattttgatttttagatACGAGATCGCAGACGGCACTCATGTCGCTGAAGAGGGCTTTGTTAAAAACCCTAATACCGAACAAGAAACTATTGTGAAGAAAGGTTTCTACTCTTACACTGGTGCCGATGGCAAAATATATTCTGTCACATACTGGGCTGACGAAACTGGTTTCCACGCGGTTGGCGACCACCTTCCCAAGCCCCCTCCAATTCCTCCAGCGATCCAGGCGTaagtatacaaattaaatagaaatgcataacatattaaaatcttttagaacaatacaacatatttatatagtatacgTACTACGACACCTACGAGGCGTGAGTTATGtgttcaacattttaaaaaaaattttgcttTAGCATCTATTtcattatcaaattttaaattttaaaaaacaatggcaaaaaaaaatgcgatttatcaaaattaacaaATGACGGCTTTGGATATCTCCTAACATGGAGCATATCGAGCGTTATACATCCTAAtggataaataaatcaaataaaactcaatAGATCAAAGCATAAATTTTGTCACGACATAtgaaagtagaaaaaaatatgtaaatatctattaatgatattattatcacatttccgcaataaagatatattctcTTTTAAAAGATATCACATTTGCATTAACATGGGTGTAATGActtctatatatttacattattcatGAACGAATGAAAAATCATTCTAAATACTCATCATGATtgcataaaaatgttattgttgttttatacagaaaataatatattagcaaGTAATTATACGATTTTAAGTTTATTCTCATCTGATATGTGTtatgttaacaaaaaatatttgtataattttatagatcGATCGATCAGAACGCAAAGGAGGAAGCAGCCAAAGCTGAAGCTGAGAAAAATAAACCCCAACAGCCACAAGGTTATCCCCAGGGACAGGAGCCCCCAAAACCAATAGTTCCCCTGCAACCAGTCCAGACTCCCATTCAAACT
It encodes:
- the LOC113398526 gene encoding GATA zinc finger domain-containing protein 14-like, with the protein product MKLLFAITVIVAFALADEFETNPQSIESDLLASASVESQNSQEFVQPTASRYSYVPPTPAPQKPWVPPNNYNPVNPSTQQNTYYPVQNDPPSANYNYQPENNNPYQTDSTSSWNKPIPNAPSNSWNQNQPQNSWNNQQNTWNNPQNTGNQNTWNKPQNTGNQNAMNNQQITNTQNSWNKPQNSGSQNTWTNPQNTGTQNSWNKPQNTGNNWNTGNQNNWNNWNQNPTAAPSTTTPISIIKNEQILGDNGSYKYEYEIADGTHVAEEGFVKNPNTEQETIVKKGFYSYTGADGKIYSVTYWADETGFHAVGDHLPKPPPIPPAIQASIDQNAKEEAAKAEAEKNKPQQPQGYPQGQEPPKPIVPLQPVQTPIQTQYPQQIYYPHGQQQQTYYPQQQTYYPSQSYGK